The DNA segment GACGGTGTCGATGTGCCGTTCAAGGTCGCGCTGGGAGCGCCTGCGATCGCGGCGCCGGTGATCACCTCACCGGCGAACAACGCGGCAAACGTAGGGTTTGAACCGACGTTCGCGCTATCGGCATTCACCGTCTACCCGACCGGCTACGACACGCACAAGCAAACCCGCCTGCAGGTCGCACGCGATGCCGCGTTCACTGACCTGGTGCTGGATGAAACCGTGGCCACGGATCTGGTCAACATTGCCCTGGCGCGATTCAGCAAACGCCTGGATCCGTCGAAGCGCTATTACACGCGGGGGCTGTTCGTGGGCCAGACGCTGCAATCGGCGTGGTCAACGGTGGTGACGTTCAACACGGCATCGGTGTACATCCGCCGGCCGACGATCACCAGTCCGCTGGACGGGGCAGTCAAGGTCAGCCCCTCGGGCAAGCTGACGAGCGACGCCTTCAGCGTTTATGGGGGCAGTGACACCCATGCGTCCAGCCGCCTGCAGTTGTCCCTGAAAGCCGACTTTTCGACGATTCTGTACGACTCAGGGTTCAGCACCACGCAGTTGGTGTCGTTCCAGCCGCCCAACGCGCTGCCGTTTGCCACGCTGGTTTATGGCCGCCTCAAGCACAAGGGCGCGACCCTGGGCGAGTCCGAATGGTCCGCCGTCGTGTCGTTCACCACCAGCGACATTTTGAAAGGCGTGTATACCTTCCTGAACGCCGGCGCGACGGCGAGGTCTTTCGCCGCAAGTGCCGTTTGTAATGGCCAGCTCTATGTGTACGGCGGGTCGAACGGCGGCTACCCCACTGACTTCTGGCGCTACACCCCAGCGACCAATCAATGGGCGCAACTGGTCGGTGAGCAAACAGGTGCAGCACGTAGCGGTGCCACGATGGTTGAGTTTGAGGGCAAGCTGTACCTGTTCGGGGGTGGTGGCGACACGTCCCCGACCTGGGTAAAAACCCTTCGGGTCTACGACCCGGTAGCAGGTACCTGGACGTCCAAGGCGAACGCGCCCTCAGAGCGAATCAGTCATTCGGCAGTGGTAATCGGACGAAAGATGTACGTCTGGGGCGGCATCCAATACTACAACTACGGTCCTGCCGCACTGTGGGTCTACGAGTTCGACACCGACAAATGGGTAACCATCGGTGAGCGGCCAGCGCTGAACTACAACGGCATCGATGCAGTGGCGTGCGTCGGCAAAATGTATGTCTACGAAAACGGTTTTTTCAAGGCATTTAATCCGGCTGACAACACCTGGGCCGCGCTGACGGCACTGCCGACCAGACGGGTCTACGGCCGGCTTTCCGAGGTCGACGGCAAGATTTACCACTACGGCGGTATGACAGACAACAACACGGTTATCGCCGAACTGTGGGTGTATGACCCGCCAACAGACAAGTGGGAACAACTGCCGTCTGGTGGCGGCGTTCGCCGTAGCCAATCCCAGAACGTCATCAATGGCGAAATCTACGCCTTTGCCGGGCAATCCGGTGCCGGCTTCCTCAACTCCTTTGTCAAAATCGCGTAGGTGACTCATGTACCAGGTCCAATCGTTTGCTGACGGCCAGGCGCTGATCATCAACACAGAACAGATGTACGAAAGCTATTGGCTTGCCGACTCTGCCGAGGCGGCCGAGGCGCTTGCTGTCGGCCTCAATCAACCCGATCTGCAGGCCGAGCTGGCCAGCCACCGCTTCACGTTCGAAACCACCGGACTGACGCTTGCAAACGGGTTGCAGATCCTCACTGACCGCGAGAGTCAAGCACAACTCGGGAATGCGTACACCACGCTCAAACACGGGCTGATCCCTGATACTGACTGGAAAGCGGTCAACGGCTGGCAGGTCGTGACCCTGGCCGAGATCGAGCCGATCGCAAAGTCGATGGCCGCGCATGTGCGCG comes from the Pseudomonas sp. StFLB209 genome and includes:
- a CDS encoding DUF4376 domain-containing protein; this translates as MYQVQSFADGQALIINTEQMYESYWLADSAEAAEALAVGLNQPDLQAELASHRFTFETTGLTLANGLQILTDRESQAQLGNAYTTLKHGLIPDTDWKAVNGWQVVTLAEIEPIAKSMAAHVRGCFRGERAVSELINAAKTLDDIRAINIAEQFFAHYQVAYDEVMVPA
- a CDS encoding Kelch repeat-containing protein; protein product: MGASITLAGESLFAQKQAAKQTVDVTRFILANVPGLDTSKPVDRAAGLPAAEQIVHSEDVQHFGYLDANRVVYSLLMTSELGDFDFNWIGLQTTEGTLLIVAYVPLLQKRREIPPLQAGNNLTRNIVLEYNGAQALTGITVPAKTWQFDYSVLFARVNDRLAVIETKLEKKLDLDNWTPPALVNLDGPNLVYPGSNNTYKITDYSIGATWAVRTSLGTLARSGDTITLTIPSGAAAGVVTLTVTRDGVDVPFKVALGAPAIAAPVITSPANNAANVGFEPTFALSAFTVYPTGYDTHKQTRLQVARDAAFTDLVLDETVATDLVNIALARFSKRLDPSKRYYTRGLFVGQTLQSAWSTVVTFNTASVYIRRPTITSPLDGAVKVSPSGKLTSDAFSVYGGSDTHASSRLQLSLKADFSTILYDSGFSTTQLVSFQPPNALPFATLVYGRLKHKGATLGESEWSAVVSFTTSDILKGVYTFLNAGATARSFAASAVCNGQLYVYGGSNGGYPTDFWRYTPATNQWAQLVGEQTGAARSGATMVEFEGKLYLFGGGGDTSPTWVKTLRVYDPVAGTWTSKANAPSERISHSAVVIGRKMYVWGGIQYYNYGPAALWVYEFDTDKWVTIGERPALNYNGIDAVACVGKMYVYENGFFKAFNPADNTWAALTALPTRRVYGRLSEVDGKIYHYGGMTDNNTVIAELWVYDPPTDKWEQLPSGGGVRRSQSQNVINGEIYAFAGQSGAGFLNSFVKIA